A single genomic interval of Camelina sativa cultivar DH55 chromosome 11, Cs, whole genome shotgun sequence harbors:
- the LOC104725501 gene encoding phospholipase ABHD3, translating into MNCVITHDDELVSPYPLLFKSISFIPISHYLIFFFLTILVFLYFFLEIHFPKADPISLTFNPSSELCQFIVSKCRLLHGRYFPTFWLSSPHLQTAFLSLFGKSPHFSYKRILYQATDGGTIALDWLMYSDVVEGISQVVNASNTGTDRTPIAIVVPGLTSDSSAAYIKHVAFRLAKEGWNVVVQNHRGLGGISLTSDCVYTAGWTEDLRKVIDHIHTQFPEAPLFAVGTSIGANVLVKYLGEDGPNTPLIGATAVCSPWDLLICDRFINRKLVQKLYDRMLTIGLQGYAQLHHSIISRIADWEGIKKSRSVREFDNYATRLVAKFETTDTYYRRSSSAQYVGNVAVPLLCISALDDPVCTREAIPWDECRANKNIVLATTTHGGHLAYYEGMTATSMWWTRAVQEYFEVLLSSPFADRRQKMQIIPEPLGSSIDQGPFVDTGEDGMVAASSEVGTTRADSEQEDSGQIDEKTSNHQHKDNTPQVYNSLLGPLKKRVDELSRYSRKSIWLLAYIAIVTTWPFVGPALLLSIKKRFRKLVEK; encoded by the exons ATGAATTGCGTAATCACACATGATGATGAATTGGTCTCTCCTTATCCCCTCCTCTTCAAATCTATCTCCTTCATCCCAATCTCTCActatctcatcttcttcttcctcacaatCTTAGTTTTCCTCTACTTCTTCCTCGAGATTCATTTCCCTAAAGCAGATCCTATCTCTCTCACTTTCAATCCCAGCTCTGAGTTATGTCAGTTTATTGTCTCCAAGTGTCGTCTCCTTCACGGACg ATACTTTCCTACGTTCTGGCTTTCAAGCCCTCATCTTCAAACAGCTTTCCTTAGCCTTTTTGGGAAATCGCCTCATTTCTCCTATAAGCG GATTCTCTATCAGGCAACAGATGGTGGCACAATTGCTTTGGACTGGTTAATGTATTCTGATG TTGTGGAAGGCATATCTCAGGTGGTCAATGCCTCAAATACAGGAACTGATAGGACTCCAATTGCTATTGTGGTTCCAGGGCTCACTAGTGATTCTTCTGCTGCA TATATTAAACATGTTGCGTTCAGGCTGGCAAAGGAAGGATGGAATGTTGTTGTGCAAAATCATCGTGGACTTGGAGGGATATCTTTAACC TCGGACTGCGTCTACACTGCTGGGTGGACAGAAGATCTTCGGAAAGTAATTGATCACATCCATACTCAGTTCCCAGAGGCTCCTTTGTTTGCTGTTGGAACAAGCATTGGTGCCAACGTTCTG GTAAAATATCTTGGGGAGGATGGGCCAAATACACCTCTTATTGGAGCTACTGCTGTGTGCTCTCCTTGGGATCTTCTG ATATGTGATCGATTTATCAACCGCAAACTCGTTCAAAAATTGTATGACAGAATGCTTACCATTGGTCTACAAGGTTATGCACAATT GCACCATTCCATCATTTCTCGTATAGCCGATTGGGAAGGAATTAAGAAG TCACGTTCAGTTCGAGAGTTTGACAACTACGCCACCAGACTTGTTGCCAAATTCGAG ACAACTGATACATACTATAGACGTTCAAGCAGTGCACAATATGTGGGAAATGTCGCTGTTCCACTCCTCTGTATCAGTGCTTTGGATGATCCAGTTTGTACTAGGGAAGCTATTCCTTGGGATGAATGTAG ggcaaacaaaaacatagttcTGGCAACCACAACACATGGTGGTCATCTTGCTTACTATGAAGGGATGACAGCAACAAGCATGTG GTGGACAAGGGCTGTGCAAGAATATTTTGAAGTGCTACTCTCCAGCCCCTTTGCAGACAGAAGACAGAAG ATGCAGATCATCCCAGAACCATTGGGATCTTCGATTGATCAGGGACCATTCGTGGATACTGGAGAAGACGGGATGGTTGCAGCATCAAGTGAAGTGGGCACAACAAGAGCTGATTCAGAACAAGAGGATAGTGGTCAAATTGATGAAAAGACAAGTAATCATCAACATAAGGACAATACTCCTCAAGTTTATAACAGTTTACTCGGTCctttgaagaagagagtggATGAGCTTTCAAGATACAGCCGGAAATCGATTTGGCTATTGGCATACATTGCTATAGTCACGACGTGGCCATTTGTAGGACCTGCACTTTTGTTATCAATCAAGAAAAGATTTAGAAAGCTAgtagaaaaatag